The genomic region GTAAACTAGTCATTAATGATAGATTCTAACTGGTTAACAATACCTATAGTAGCATGTGGTAATGCCAGTTGTTTAATCTGTGACGACAGATTGCTTTGCAAACCAGAATCTGTAATCAAACCTTTCCATATGGTATTGAAATTTTGATCTATATCTGTTTCTTTAACTAGCAAACCAGCACCTTTTTCTACTACGGCAAGTGCGTTTTTTGTCTGGTGATCTTCTGCAACGTTAGGTGACGGAATAAAAATCACTGGTTTCCCGACAATGCACAGTTCTGAAATCGTTCCTGCACCAGCTCTAGAGATTATAAAATCTGCGGCACTGTATGCGAGATCCATCCTGCTTATAAAGGCATGGATCTGTACGGTTGCAATAGCTCTATTCTTATACTGATCATAATAAAATTTACCGCATTGCCATATGATTTGTACATCGCTTGAGATACTTCCTAATTGATTGTCTATAAGTTGATTGATCCGACGAGCTCCTAAACTACCTCCTAAAACCAATAACGTTTTCTTTGAAGCATCAAGGTTAAAGTGTTGAAGCGCCTGTTCTCTTTTTGAATCTATATCTAATAAATCTTGACGAACAGGATTACCAGTA from Nonlabens arenilitoris harbors:
- the murG gene encoding undecaprenyldiphospho-muramoylpentapeptide beta-N-acetylglucosaminyltransferase yields the protein MKPYKFIISGGGTGGHIYPAIAIANECKRRWPDCEILFVGASNRMEMEKVPAAGYDIKGLWISGLQRKFTLDNFAFPLKVTKSLWDARRIINKFKPTAAIGTGGYASGPLLQMASMKGVPCLIQEQNSYPGITNKLLSKKVQKICVASTGLDRFFPKEKIVLTGNPVRQDLLDIDSKREQALQHFNLDASKKTLLVLGGSLGARRINQLIDNQLGSISSDVQIIWQCGKFYYDQYKNRAIATVQIHAFISRMDLAYSAADFIISRAGAGTISELCIVGKPVIFIPSPNVAEDHQTKNALAVVEKGAGLLVKETDIDQNFNTIWKGLITDSGLQSNLSSQIKQLALPHATIGIVNQLESIIND